The bacterium sequence TGCGCCGGGAGCAGCCGGTTGGAGAGAACAGGCTCTGGACCGGCTGCCCGACGCCGAAAAACATCGCAGAAGATACGGAGTAACCGTAAGAGATGGGCAAATCACCCGACTACTACCCCATCGTTTTCACCGACCTCGTGGCCAGCAAATTGGCGATGAGTTATCTACCGGAATACATGGTCAATGAATTTCTCCGTGAACACAGCCGCGTTGTCCTGGATACCGCCAGGCGCACGTGCGGAATGGACGAACTGCCCTTCAAACCCACAAATTTAGGTGACGGTAACCTTTTCATATTCAATAACATGGATGAATCAATCATATTCTCCATTTGTATAATGAGCAGCTGGAAACGTTACTGGGACGAAACCGTATCTACGTGCCTCCTCGACTATCCAAAAATCGCCGAGCGCGGTTGCGTCCTGATGATGCGTATCGGGATACATTACGGCTTGATCTACCACGAGGACATCCAGGACTTCTCCACCCAGGTCAATCTCGGCAACGCCATCAATACAACTTTCGTCCTCCAAGGCCAGGCCTCCCCCGGTGAGGTGACCATCACCGAAACCGCCGCCTCACTCACCGCCAGCTCTCTGTTCAACATCCGTTACCGAGGGCGTTTCGACCCACTCAACCGATCGGAGGACGTTTCGGAGGAGGAGCGGCTCTCCTTCTACGAGGTCACCGGCATGATCAAGCCACCCAGATACAGCTCCATCGCGAATCGCCTTCCACCCGTCAAGCGCGATAGGATCGCCTTGGATTGGTACTGGCGGGGTTTCTACCAAGGCAATGACCCGACTA is a genomic window containing:
- a CDS encoding tetratricopeptide repeat protein, whose protein sequence is MGKSPDYYPIVFTDLVASKLAMSYLPEYMVNEFLREHSRVVLDTARRTCGMDELPFKPTNLGDGNLFIFNNMDESIIFSICIMSSWKRYWDETVSTCLLDYPKIAERGCVLMMRIGIHYGLIYHEDIQDFSTQVNLGNAINTTFVLQGQASPGEVTITETAASLTASSLFNIRYRGRFDPLNRSEDVSEEERLSFYEVTGMIKPPRYSSIANRLPPVKRDRIALDWYWRGFYQGNDPTTINEAINSYEQATLFNPRLANAWANMGVHLSDSGKYDTAKKILEKALEMEPTNVNILCNLGSVFQKIGEPEEAKKRCEKALELDETSEYAHYNLGTVYLDMHELKSAEKRFQQAIELNPLFYQALYNLGCVHTLQERPEKALEYLSRAFQVYPQYMKIARKDEDLKSLWTDKRFLNLVGGTNVD